GTCAGCTTTCAGCAGAATCTATTGGGGGCTGTTTTGACAGTAGTAACGTACAGGCTTCTTGCAACTATGGAATTGGTAGTGACGGACGTGTGGTTCTTTGCGTGGATGAGGCAAACAGAAGCTGGTGCTCTTCCAGTAACGCGAATGACCAGCGGGCTGTGACGATTGAGTGTGCCAGTGATATGACCGATCCGTATGCCATGACAAATGCGGTATATGAAAAGTTGGTTGCTCTGTGCGTTGATATCTGCCGGAGAAATGGTAAGACA
The DNA window shown above is from Anaerotignum faecicola and carries:
- a CDS encoding N-acetylmuramoyl-L-alanine amidase, whose product is QLSAESIGGCFDSSNVQASCNYGIGSDGRVVLCVDEANRSWCSSSNANDQRAVTIECASDMTDPYAMTNAVYEKLVALCVDICRRNGKTKLLWFGDKDKSLNYSPKSNEMILTVHRWFTNKSCPGDW